GGCGTTCCCAGGTCGACTCCACGCCACCGAGGCTGGTCGTGCAGACGACGAGCCGGCTCGAGGTGGCGACCCGGTGGGCTGCGGCTGCACCGCCGGACGGTTCGAAGGTCACGATCGTCCCGAAGCCGGGGTACCCGACCTGGTCGACGGCAGGGTGCGCCCGCAGCGCGTCCACGAGCCGACGTGCGTTGGCCTGCGCCCGCTCGAACCGGACCGCGAGGGTCCGCAGCCCGCGGGTCGCGAGGTAGGCCTCGAGAGATCCGGGTACGGCGCCGTGCATCCGCCGGTACGACTCGAGCACCCCGTACGTCGCGTCGTCGGCGACCACCACGACACCGGCCAGCGCGTCGCTGTGGCCGGCGAGGAGCTTCGTGGCGGAGTGGACGACGACGTCAGCGCCCAGGGCGAGCGGCTGCTGCACGAGCGGTGTCGCGAAGGTGTTGTCGACGACGACGAGCGCTCCGCGGGTGCGTGCCGCGGCGGCGACCTCGGCGATGTCGACGACCTCGAGCGCCGGGTTGGTCGGTGACTCGATCCACACCATCGCGGCGCCCTCCGCTGCGTCCACGAGGGCATCGGGCTGGGTCACGTCTACCGCCCGGACCGAGATGCGCCCGCGCCGCTCCGCCTCGGTGAGCAGACCCAGCGTGCCGTTGTAGGAGTGCCGGGCCACGACGACCGCGCCGCCGTCGGGGACGAGCGACAGCGCCGCGCTCGCGGCGGCCATCCCCGAGGAGTACATCACCGCGCGCCCGCCCTCGAGCGCGCCGACCGCGTCCTCGAAGGCCGCCCAGGTCGGGTTGCCGAACCGGCCGTACTCGAGCTCGCCACCCGCGACGAACGTGCTGGCGGGCGTGATCGGAACGCTCAGGGGTGCATCCGGCCGTCGCTCAGGACGGCCGGCTGCGACGACGAGGGTTTCGGCGGAGAGGGTACGTGAGCGAGCCATGCCGACCATTGTCGCGGCTCACGGTAGGGTCGCCCCGATGAGTGCCATGCCTACTGACCCGACCGTGAGCCCGGCCACACCAGGCAGGGTCTGCGTCCTGCTGGTCTTCGGCGGACGATCGAGCGAGCATGCCGTGTCGTGCATGACTGCGCGCGAGGTCCTTGCCGTGATCGACCGGGACCGTTACGACGTCGTCGCCGTCGGCATCACCCGCGACGGGCGGTGGGTGCTCCACGAGGGCGAGCTGGCAACGGACGTCGACGGGCTGCCCCAGGTCGACCCGGGAGGCACCCCGGTCGCGCTCGCCGGAGACAGGGTCCTCGCCTTGGGCGACGACGGGAGCAGCCGCCCGCTCGCCTCGGTGGACGTCGCTTTCCCGCTGCTGCACGGCCCGTGGGGCGAGGACGGCACGCTCCAGGGCCTCTTCGAGATGGCCGGCGTGCGCTACGTCGGCTCGGGAGTCCTCGCGAGCGCGGTCGCCATGGACAAGGCCGTCGCGAAGCAGCTGTTCGCGGCTGCTGCGCTCCCGCAGCTCCCGTACGCGGTGGTGACCGCCGCCGAGTGGAAGAGCGACCCCGCGGCCGTGCGCGAGACCGTGGCCTCGATGCACTACCCGGTGTTCGTGAAGCCGGCCCGCGCAGGCTCCAGCATGGGTGGGACCCTCGTCGCCGACGAGCACGCGCTCGCCGCAGCGATCGCCCTCGCGCAGGAGCACGACCCCAAGGTGATCGTCGAGTCCGCCGTCGAGGCCCGCGAGGTCGAGTGCGGGGTTCTGCAGGACCCCGACGGCTCGCTCCGCGTGAGCACGCCCGGTGAGATCGCCGTCGACCACGGCGCCGGGCACGAGTTCTACGACTTCAGTGCCAAGTACGTGGACGGCACCTCCAAGAACCTGATCCCAGCACCGATCGAGGACACCCTCGTCGACCGGGTACGCGACAAGGCAGCGCGCGCGTTCCTCGCGCTGGGCTGCGAGGGCATCGCCCGAGTGGACTTCTTCCTCCTCGACGGCACGTTCTTCATCAACGAGGTCAACACCATGCCCGGCTTCACCCCGTACTCGATGTATCCGCAGGTGTGGGAGGCGAGCGGGCTCGGCTACGCCGACCTCGTCGAACGCCTCATCGCGCACGCCCTGGCGCGCCCGACCGGTCTGCGCTGACTCAGACGCAGGGCTTCACGACGGGGTCGTGCTCATCGATCGCCGCCGCGAGGTCGGTGAGCGCGTCCGCGGGTGGGTCGTACCGACGGGGGACGCTCACCTCGACGTACGCCGTCCGTCCGATCGTCGTGAACACGTAGTGGTCGTCGTCCTCCTGCGTGAACCACCCGACCCCGTCGACCATGTCGCAGCGCGAGGTCGACTCGAGCGCGGCTGGACGCTCGACGCCGCAGCGCATCACGATCGCCGGGCTGCCCCACGCCCGTCCGGCGTCGGCAGGCGCCACACGGACGGCATCCTGACCCGACACGCTCCCGGGAGCGTCCTCGAGCAGGTCCGAGCACAACGAGGCGACATCGGTCGCGGGCTCGGGCGGGTCGACGGCGACGGTGTCGGCGCAGCCCGCGAGCGCGACGAGAAGACCGATCGCGCAGGCCGTACGGGTGGTGCGGATCAGAGGTGGACGACCGGGCACGTGAGGGTCCGGGTGATGCCGTCGATGCGCTGGATCTGCGCCACGACCATCTCGCCGAGCTCGTCGACGTGCTTGGCCTCCGCCCGCACGATGACGTCGTACGGACCGGTGACGTCCTCGGCGAGCGTCACACCGCTCACCTCAGCGATGGCGGTAGCGACGTCGGCAGCCTTGCCGACCTCGGTCTGGACCAGGATGTAGGCCTGCACCACCATCTTGCGTTCCTCCATGCTCGTCGGTCACCGCCTCGGACACGCTACAGGATCATGTCGTCCGTGTGACAGCGCAGCGGCGAGGCGTCACCGGGAACGTGCCTCTCCCGGTGTCAGGATGAGCCCATGGACACGACATCTCCCGGAGCCGGCGACCGCCGTACGCTCGGCGAGCTCGGTGAGTTCGGGCTCATCGCCCAGGTCGCTCGCGAACCCCGTACGGACAGGGTGCAGATCGGGCCCGGGGACGACTGCGCGTACGTGCGGGTGGCGACCGGCTCCGTCCTGGTCTCGACCGACCTCCTCGTCGAGGGACGGCACTTCCGGCGGGACTGGGCGGAGGCGTACGACGTGGGGCGTCGCGCCGCTGCCGCGAACCTCGCCGACGTCATGGCGATGGGCGGAGTCGCCACGGCACTGACCGTCGGCTTCGCCGCGCCGGCCGACCTGGACGTCCAGTGGGCGGAGGACCTGACCCGCGGCATCGTCGACGAGGCGGCTCTGGTGGGCGCGGAGGTGGTCGGCGGAGACGTCACGGCGGCCGACGCGGTGACGATCGCGATCACGGTGCTGGGAGAGTCAGACCAGGCGCCCGTCCTACGCTCGGGTGCTCGGCCGGGGGACGTCGTCGCGCTCGCCGGCCGCGTCGGGTGGGCCGGAGCGGGCCTGCACGTCCTCGCGCGAGGCTTCCGGTCACCGCGGGTGCTCGTGGACGCGTTCCGACGCCCTGAGCCGCCGTACGCCGAGGGACCCCGCGCGGCCGTCCACGGCGCCACCGCCATGATCGACGTGAGCGACGGGCTGCTCGCCGACCTCGGCCACGTGGCCGAGTCGAGCGGGGTCGCGATCGCGCTGGACGGCGCTGCCTTCGAGGTGGCGGACCCGATCGCCGACGTGGCTGCGGCCACGAACGTCGATGCGCTGAGCTTCCTTCTCACCGGGGGCGACGACCACACCCTCGCGGCGACGTTCCCGGCCGCCGTCGGTGCACCCGACGGCTGGCGGGTCGTCGGCACGGTGTCCGACGGCGACGGTGTCACCGTCGACGGTGTGCCGTGGGAAGGGCCAGGAGGCCACGAGCACTACCGCTGAGCCGGGCGACTGCTACAGGTCCCGTCGCCGCCACGCACCGGGTGCTTCCCCGACCTGTCGCTTGAACGCCCGGTTGAACGCCGACTCCGACTGGTACCCGACGGCGGTCGCGGCCTGCGCGACGCTGAGCGAGCCGCCCTGGAGCAGGCGGGCGGCGAGCTGCAGGCGCCAGCGCGCGAGATAGGTCATCGGCGGCACGCCGACGTACGAGGTGAAGCGTTCCGCCAGGGACGAGCGCGAGATGCCGATCTCCCGCGCGAGCTGCTCGAGCGTCCACGGTTCTGCGAACCGGCCGTGCATGAGCCGCAGCGCCGAGCCGACCTCGCGGTCGCGCAGGCCTGCCACCCAGTTCCGCGTCTGTGGTGGCAGCCCCTCGAGATGGGAGCGGAGCGCCTCGAGGAACATCAGCTCCGAGAGCTTGGCCAGCATCGCTTCCTGCCCGGCGTCGTGCTCGTCGCTCGCCGCGACGGCGGCGTCGAGCAGGCTGGTCATCCATCCCCAGCTGCGGCCGGACACGGGGGCGTGGACCATCCGTGGCAGGGACTCCAGCAACGGGTTGAACGGCCGCTTGTCGCAGGCGAGGTAGCCGCACACGATCCGGCACCGCTCGGCTGAGCTGTCGCCGTTGATGTCGATGACGAACGGCAGGGCCTCGCTCACGGGGCGGTAGTACTGCGACAGGTTCGGCTGTCCGCGCATCCCCGGCGCTGACGACAGGATGTTGGCCTCACCCGACGAGAAGATCACCATCTCGCCGGCTCGCAGCAGCTCGGCGGGCTCGGGCTCGTCGACGGCCTCGACCCAGCACGAGCCGGAGGTCAGCACGTGGAACGCGATCAGGTGCTCGGAGTCAGCGGCGACCTTCGCGGCGATGACGTCGGTGGGCGGGCTCTGGGCGACGAAGGGCGATCGTGCCTCGATGTCGAAGTAGACCGCCCCGGTCAGACGCACGGCGAGCAGGACGTCGGAGAGAACGTCCACGGCACACCTCCCGGACGCTCGGGCAGAAGTCCTGGACGGACGGCGACGATCGAGCACCCACCCGGATGGACGGGCACGACCTTCGGGGTCCTGGGCATTCCGGCACGGCTGCGCGGCTCCCTAGCGTCGAGAACACATTGTCCCACCAACGGAGAGCTACGAGGAGCACATCATGTCCACACTCGAGACCACACCCGACGCCGTCGCCGAAGATCTGCGCCAGAGCGTGCGCGGACCACTGGTCGGGCCTTCCGACCCGGAGTACGACGAGGCACGCAAGGTGTACAACGGAGCCGTCGACCGGCGCCCCGCCGCCATCGTCCGCGTCGCCGACGTCGCCGACGTGATCAGCTGCGTCGACTTCGCCCGTCGGCACCAGATCCCGCTGGCGGTCCGCGGCGGCGGTCACCACGGCGCCGGCTTCGGCGTCTGGGACGGCGCCGTCGTGATCGACTTCGCCGACCGGCGCTCGACCGACGTCGATCCCGTAGCCGGCACGGTGCGGGCCGACGCCGGGTGCACCTGGGGCGACGTGGACCACGCGACCGGTGCGTTCGGTCTCGCGACGCCTTCGGGCTTCGTCTCCACGACCGGTGTCGCGGGACTCACGCTGGGCGGCGGCACGGGATACCTGAGCCGGCACTACGGACTCACGGTCGACAACCTGGTCGCGGCCGACGTGGTCCTGGCCGACGGCACGTTCGTCACCGCCGACGAGACGAGCCACCCGGACCTCTTCTGGGCGCTGCGCGGCGGGGGCGGCAACTTCGGCGTGGTCACGTCGTTCACCTTCAGGTGTCACCCGGTCGGGGAGGGAGGGGAGATCGTCGGCGGTCCCGTGCTCTACGACATGGCCGACGCCGCCGAGGTGTTCCGGTGGTACCGGGACGTGCTCCCGGCTCTGCCCGACGACCTCAACGGCTGGATCGGCGTCCTGGAGGTGCCGGCGGCGGCCCCGTTCCCCGAGGAGCTGTGGCGCCGCAAGGTCTGCGGCATCGTGTGGTGCTACTCCGGTCCGCGCGAGCGTGCCGACGAGGTGCTGGCACCCGTCCGCGACTTCGGATCGCCGTTGCTGACCGGGCTCCAGCCGATGCCGTACTCGGTCCTGCAGTCGGCGTTCGACGGGCTCCTCGCTCCCGGCCTCCAGTGGTATTGGAAGGCCGACTTCTACGAGGAGATCACCGACGAGGCGATCGTGCTCCACCAGCGGTACGGCGAGACCATCCCGACTCCGCTGTCGACGATGCACCTGTACCCGATCAGCGGTGCAGCGGCCCGCGTGCCGGAGGACGCGACCGCCTTCGCCTACCGCCGGGGCGGGTGGAACGGGGTGATCGCGGGCATCGACCCGGATCCCGCGAACCTCGAGCGGGTCACCGAGTGGGCGCGGGACTACTGGGAGGGCCTGCACCCCACCTCGGCCGGTGGTGGCTACGTCAACATGATGATGGCCGAGGGGGAGGAGCGTGTTCGGGCCGCCTACCGCGGGAACTACCAGCGCCTCACCGAGATCAAACGGCGCTACGACCCGTACAACCTCTTCCGGATCAACCAGAACATCGCGCCGGCGTGACGGCAGCGACCGGGTCCGAGCGATGCAGATCAGCATGCCCGTCGTCGCGGGAGCCCTGTCGACCACCATCTTCGCGATCAGCACGCTGCCGATGCTCGTGAAGGCCGGTCGATCGAAGGACCTGAGCTCGTACAGCCTGGGGAACCTCGGGCTGAGCAACGTCGGGAACGCGGTGCACTCGGTCTACGTGTTCAGCCTTCCGGCGGGTCCCGTCTGGGTGCTCCACGCGTTCTACGTCGCGGTGGCGATGCTGATGCTCGGCTGGTACGTACGGTACGAACGGTGCCGAGGGCCGGACGACGAGAACGCCAAAGAGGCGGGCGGCACCCTAGGGTGCTGCCCGCCTCGGCGTACGAGGGACCTCGGTGCCACCGCGTCAGCGGCGACGGACCAGGGGTCCGGTCAGCGGCTGACCTTGCCGGCCTTGAGGCACGAGGTGCAGACGTTCATGCGCTTGGGCGTCGCGCCGACCTTCGCACGGACCCGCTGGATGTTGGGGTCGAAACGACGGCGCGTGCGCTTACGCGACCACGGCTTGTTGTTGCCGAAACCCGGCTTCTTGCCGCACACGTCGCAGACTGCAGCCACAGCGAACACTCCCGAATTGAAATCGAAGGGGGATTACCAAAAGTCAAGATTATCTGATGAGGCCAGGCCGAATCCAATCGGCCTCGTCGCTCACGATCGGAGCGTGCCCAGGGATAGTCTCTCAGATCATGACAACACGCCTGTCCCCGGACTCCTTCGCCGCCTGGTCACGGGCGTGCACCGAGGCCTTGGGTGAGGCCCGAGCCGAGATCGACTCGCTCAACGTCTTCCCCGTCCCCGACGGAGACACCGGGACCAACGTCTACGTGACCTTCGAGGCCGCAAGCCAGGCGATGGCGGCCCTCGAGCCGGGCGCATCGTTGTCCGCGCTGGTCCGGGCGTACGTCGACGGCGCCCTTCTCGGAGCGCGCGGCAACTCGGGCGTCATCATGGCCCAGCTCCTGCGTGCGTCGCTGCCTGCGCTGGCCGAGTACGAGGGCGGCACGGCGGGTCCTGCTGCGGTCGCCGACGCCATGACGGCGGCTGCTGCTGCCGCGTACGCCGCAGTCGGACACCCGGTCGAGGGGACGATCCTCACCGTCGCGTGCCGCGCCGCCGAGGCCGCCCAGGAGGCCGTCGCCGCCGGTGCGGGGATCGACGCGATGATCGGGGCCGCCGCCGCTGCGGCGCGCGAGGCGCTGCGGCGCACCCCCGAGCAGCTCGAGCGGCTCGCCAGGTCGGGCGTGGTCGATGCCGGAGGACGGGCACTCGTCGTCGTGCTCGACACCACCGACCACCTCCTGACGGGCCGGTTCGTCCCCGACCCGGCCCCAGCGTCCGCCGTCGTCCGTCCGCTGATCGACGACGCGGCTGATCACGCGCTGGACCCCGAGGGTCCGGCGTACGAGGTCATGTACCTGCTCGACGCGCCCGACGACGCGATCGGCCGGCTCCGCACGCGGCTCGACGCCCTGGGTGACTGCCTCGTCGTGATCGGCGGCGGCCGCCTCTGGAACGTCCACGTGCACGTGGACGACGTCGGAGCCGCGATCGAGGCCGGGATGGAGGCTGGTCGTCCGTACCGGATCGCCGTCACCCACTTCGCCGAGCAGGGTGGTGCGCGTGCGAGCACGGACGGCACGCGGGCCGTGGTGGCGATCGCAGCCGGACCCGGGCTCGCCTCCCTGTTCAGCGACGCCGGCGCGGTGGTGGTGTCCACGACGGCCGGCGCCGACGTCGCCGTGAGCACGGTGCTCGACACGATCCTCGCCTGCGGTGCCGACGACGTCGTCGTGCTCCCCAACAGCCGCGACTTCCGTACGGTCTGCGATGCGGCTGCCACGCAGGCTCGTGAGGCCGGCGTCCACGCGACCGTGATCCCGTCGTGGACGCAGGTGCAGGGACTCTCGGCGATCGCGGTCCACGACCCGGGTCAGGCGTTCGACGACGACGTGGTCGCGATGACGAGCGCCGCGCGCGGGACCCAGCACGGCGCCATCACGGTCGCCACCGAGACGGGCATGACCATGGCGGGGCCGTGCCTGGTCGGCGACGTGCTCGGCGTGGTCGATGCCGAGTTCTCGATGATCGGCGACGAGCAGGCCGAGGTGGCGCGCAAGGTGCTCGACCGGCTGATGTCGGGCAGCGCCGAGCTCGTCACCCTCGTCACCGGCGCCGGACTCGAGGACGACGTGGTCCCA
Above is a genomic segment from Mumia sp. Pv4-285 containing:
- a CDS encoding trans-sulfuration enzyme family protein → MARSRTLSAETLVVAAGRPERRPDAPLSVPITPASTFVAGGELEYGRFGNPTWAAFEDAVGALEGGRAVMYSSGMAAASAALSLVPDGGAVVVARHSYNGTLGLLTEAERRGRISVRAVDVTQPDALVDAAEGAAMVWIESPTNPALEVVDIAEVAAAARTRGALVVVDNTFATPLVQQPLALGADVVVHSATKLLAGHSDALAGVVVVADDATYGVLESYRRMHGAVPGSLEAYLATRGLRTLAVRFERAQANARRLVDALRAHPAVDQVGYPGFGTIVTFEPSGGAAAAHRVATSSRLVVCTTSLGGVESTWERRRRWAGEPESIPEALIRMSVGIEGYDDLWADVEASLAQA
- a CDS encoding D-alanine--D-alanine ligase family protein is translated as MPTDPTVSPATPGRVCVLLVFGGRSSEHAVSCMTAREVLAVIDRDRYDVVAVGITRDGRWVLHEGELATDVDGLPQVDPGGTPVALAGDRVLALGDDGSSRPLASVDVAFPLLHGPWGEDGTLQGLFEMAGVRYVGSGVLASAVAMDKAVAKQLFAAAALPQLPYAVVTAAEWKSDPAAVRETVASMHYPVFVKPARAGSSMGGTLVADEHALAAAIALAQEHDPKVIVESAVEAREVECGVLQDPDGSLRVSTPGEIAVDHGAGHEFYDFSAKYVDGTSKNLIPAPIEDTLVDRVRDKAARAFLALGCEGIARVDFFLLDGTFFINEVNTMPGFTPYSMYPQVWEASGLGYADLVERLIAHALARPTGLR
- a CDS encoding DUF3515 domain-containing protein, with translation MPGRPPLIRTTRTACAIGLLVALAGCADTVAVDPPEPATDVASLCSDLLEDAPGSVSGQDAVRVAPADAGRAWGSPAIVMRCGVERPAALESTSRCDMVDGVGWFTQEDDDHYVFTTIGRTAYVEVSVPRRYDPPADALTDLAAAIDEHDPVVKPCV
- a CDS encoding Lrp/AsnC family transcriptional regulator gives rise to the protein MVQAYILVQTEVGKAADVATAIAEVSGVTLAEDVTGPYDVIVRAEAKHVDELGEMVVAQIQRIDGITRTLTCPVVHL
- a CDS encoding thiamine-phosphate kinase, translated to MDTTSPGAGDRRTLGELGEFGLIAQVAREPRTDRVQIGPGDDCAYVRVATGSVLVSTDLLVEGRHFRRDWAEAYDVGRRAAAANLADVMAMGGVATALTVGFAAPADLDVQWAEDLTRGIVDEAALVGAEVVGGDVTAADAVTIAITVLGESDQAPVLRSGARPGDVVALAGRVGWAGAGLHVLARGFRSPRVLVDAFRRPEPPYAEGPRAAVHGATAMIDVSDGLLADLGHVAESSGVAIALDGAAFEVADPIADVAAATNVDALSFLLTGGDDHTLAATFPAAVGAPDGWRVVGTVSDGDGVTVDGVPWEGPGGHEHYR
- a CDS encoding AraC family transcriptional regulator, which translates into the protein MDVLSDVLLAVRLTGAVYFDIEARSPFVAQSPPTDVIAAKVAADSEHLIAFHVLTSGSCWVEAVDEPEPAELLRAGEMVIFSSGEANILSSAPGMRGQPNLSQYYRPVSEALPFVIDINGDSSAERCRIVCGYLACDKRPFNPLLESLPRMVHAPVSGRSWGWMTSLLDAAVAASDEHDAGQEAMLAKLSELMFLEALRSHLEGLPPQTRNWVAGLRDREVGSALRLMHGRFAEPWTLEQLAREIGISRSSLAERFTSYVGVPPMTYLARWRLQLAARLLQGGSLSVAQAATAVGYQSESAFNRAFKRQVGEAPGAWRRRDL
- a CDS encoding FAD-binding oxidoreductase — translated: MSTLETTPDAVAEDLRQSVRGPLVGPSDPEYDEARKVYNGAVDRRPAAIVRVADVADVISCVDFARRHQIPLAVRGGGHHGAGFGVWDGAVVIDFADRRSTDVDPVAGTVRADAGCTWGDVDHATGAFGLATPSGFVSTTGVAGLTLGGGTGYLSRHYGLTVDNLVAADVVLADGTFVTADETSHPDLFWALRGGGGNFGVVTSFTFRCHPVGEGGEIVGGPVLYDMADAAEVFRWYRDVLPALPDDLNGWIGVLEVPAAAPFPEELWRRKVCGIVWCYSGPRERADEVLAPVRDFGSPLLTGLQPMPYSVLQSAFDGLLAPGLQWYWKADFYEEITDEAIVLHQRYGETIPTPLSTMHLYPISGAAARVPEDATAFAYRRGGWNGVIAGIDPDPANLERVTEWARDYWEGLHPTSAGGGYVNMMMAEGEERVRAAYRGNYQRLTEIKRRYDPYNLFRINQNIAPA
- the rpmB gene encoding 50S ribosomal protein L28, which encodes MAAVCDVCGKKPGFGNNKPWSRKRTRRRFDPNIQRVRAKVGATPKRMNVCTSCLKAGKVSR
- a CDS encoding DAK2 domain-containing protein, which translates into the protein MTTRLSPDSFAAWSRACTEALGEARAEIDSLNVFPVPDGDTGTNVYVTFEAASQAMAALEPGASLSALVRAYVDGALLGARGNSGVIMAQLLRASLPALAEYEGGTAGPAAVADAMTAAAAAAYAAVGHPVEGTILTVACRAAEAAQEAVAAGAGIDAMIGAAAAAAREALRRTPEQLERLARSGVVDAGGRALVVVLDTTDHLLTGRFVPDPAPASAVVRPLIDDAADHALDPEGPAYEVMYLLDAPDDAIGRLRTRLDALGDCLVVIGGGRLWNVHVHVDDVGAAIEAGMEAGRPYRIAVTHFAEQGGARASTDGTRAVVAIAAGPGLASLFSDAGAVVVSTTAGADVAVSTVLDTILACGADDVVVLPNSRDFRTVCDAAATQAREAGVHATVIPSWTQVQGLSAIAVHDPGQAFDDDVVAMTSAARGTQHGAITVATETGMTMAGPCLVGDVLGVVDAEFSMIGDEQAEVARKVLDRLMSGSAELVTLVTGAGLEDDVVPRLERWLKARRPDVELVVYDGGQERYPLLVAVE